In Bacillus sp. DX3.1, the following proteins share a genomic window:
- a CDS encoding amino acid ABC transporter permease — protein sequence MYLSSAIISADRLSVWVDIMQTSFMPMLKEALFTTIPLALITFILGLILATLTALGRISSSRILQWIARIYVSIIRGTPLLVQLFIIFYGLPTLHIEIEPFTAAIIGFSLNVGAYASEIIRAAILSIPKGQWEAAYTIGMTYPQALKRIILPQATRVSIPPLSNTFISLIKDTSLASLILVTEMFRKAQEIAAMNYEFLIVYFEAGLIYWVICFLLSIVQQILEKRSERYTLK from the coding sequence ATGTATCTAAGTAGTGCAATTATCAGTGCAGATCGATTATCGGTTTGGGTAGATATTATGCAAACTTCCTTCATGCCTATGCTGAAGGAAGCTCTTTTCACGACAATTCCATTAGCGCTTATTACATTTATCCTTGGTCTTATATTAGCGACGCTTACAGCTTTAGGACGTATTTCAAGTAGTCGCATTTTACAATGGATCGCTCGTATCTATGTATCTATTATTCGCGGAACACCACTTCTTGTACAATTGTTTATTATTTTCTATGGACTTCCAACACTGCATATTGAGATTGAACCATTCACAGCAGCTATTATTGGATTTTCATTAAATGTTGGTGCGTATGCATCTGAAATTATTCGTGCGGCTATCCTATCGATTCCGAAAGGGCAATGGGAAGCAGCGTATACAATAGGGATGACGTATCCTCAAGCATTAAAGCGCATCATTTTACCACAAGCAACACGTGTATCGATTCCGCCACTTTCGAATACATTTATTAGTTTAATTAAAGACACTTCATTAGCATCTTTAATTTTAGTAACAGAAATGTTTCGAAAAGCGCAGGAAATTGCAGCGATGAATTATGAATTTTTAATTGTGTACTTTGAAGCAGGTCTCATTTATTGGGTAATTTGTTTCTTACTTTCTATCGTACAGCAAATATTAGAAAAGCGTTCAGAACGTTATACGCTAAAATAA
- a CDS encoding amino acid ABC transporter ATP-binding protein: protein MISIQHLQKSFGDNTVLKQIDVSVDKGEVVVIIGPSGSGKTTFLRCLNVLETPNAGIIRIGDEELDFSKKITKSDIVKLRTQTGMVFQHHNLFPHLTAVQNVMEGLVTVKKMGKEEAKKKATSVLGKVGLGDKLDLYPFQLSGGQQQRVGIARALAMEPQVLLFDEPTSALDPELVQEVLKVMKELAKEGMTMVIVTHEMRFAHQIANRVIFMDGGVVVEQGTPEEVFTTPKEERTKKFLQMLQ from the coding sequence ATGATTTCAATTCAACATTTACAAAAGAGTTTCGGTGATAATACCGTACTAAAGCAGATAGATGTATCAGTGGATAAAGGTGAGGTTGTCGTAATTATCGGACCATCTGGATCTGGTAAAACAACATTTTTACGTTGCCTCAATGTACTAGAAACACCGAATGCTGGCATCATTCGCATCGGTGATGAAGAGCTGGATTTCTCTAAAAAAATAACGAAGAGCGATATTGTAAAACTTCGTACACAAACAGGTATGGTATTTCAGCATCATAATTTATTTCCTCACTTAACAGCCGTTCAAAATGTAATGGAAGGGCTTGTTACAGTGAAAAAGATGGGGAAAGAAGAAGCAAAGAAAAAGGCGACATCCGTCCTTGGAAAAGTTGGACTAGGAGATAAATTGGATTTATATCCATTTCAGCTTTCAGGTGGACAACAGCAGCGCGTTGGGATTGCCCGTGCGCTTGCGATGGAGCCGCAAGTTCTATTATTCGATGAGCCAACTTCAGCGCTAGATCCTGAGCTTGTGCAAGAAGTGTTAAAGGTGATGAAAGAACTTGCGAAAGAAGGAATGACGATGGTCATCGTAACGCATGAAATGCGCTTTGCCCATCAAATTGCAAACCGCGTTATCTTTATGGATGGTGGTGTTGTCGTAGAACAAGGCACACCAGAAGAAGTGTTTACAACTCCAAAAGAAGAGCGGACGAAGAAGTTTTTACAAATGCTTCAATAG
- the sasP gene encoding small acid-soluble spore protein, SasP family produces MANQNSSNQLVVPGVSAAIDQMKYEIAQEFGVQLGADSTARANGSVGGEITKRLVAMAEQSLGGFHK; encoded by the coding sequence ATGGCAAACCAAAATTCTTCAAATCAATTAGTAGTACCAGGTGTATCAGCTGCAATCGATCAAATGAAATACGAAATCGCACAAGAATTTGGTGTACAATTAGGAGCTGATTCTACAGCTCGTGCAAACGGTTCTGTTGGTGGAGAAATTACAAAACGTTTAGTAGCAATGGCAGAACAAAGCCTTGGCGGATTCCACAAATAA